GTGGCTGCCGCTTTAAAACTCCCCAGTCTTGCTGCTGACTCAAATGCTTTTAGTGCGGGTAATGAAACATTCATAGTGCTTATCGTTAACTTAAAAAAATAAAATAGATAAGTTTAACTCATCTGTAAATGTTTTTTACTCGTTTGTTAAAGCATCAAAAAGTGACAAAAATGACACACAAATTAAAACCAATGAGGCATTAAAGAATGTGTGATGTATTACATGTAGATGCAAGTGTAAGAGCGCTTTCTAACGACAACCCGGATCATGATTCTATTTCTAAAAAACTAGCCAGAAGATTTATTTCAGAGCTGAAAAAGCATACTCACATAGATGAGTATATGTATCGAGATATCGGAGTGAACCCACCGCCGTTTATTACGCAAGATTGGATTGGTGCGGTGTTTACGCCAAAGGCTAGCAGAACGGCACGGCAACATCAAATCTTGGCTCAGTCTGATATGTATATTGCTGAGCTTGCAAAAGCGGATGTGGTCGTAATTTCATCGCCCATGTACAACTATGGCATGCCTGCTCAGCTCAAGGCGTGGTTTGATCAAATCATTCGTATTAATGAAACCTTTGATTTTGACTTAGCCCGTGGCGATAAGCCTCTAGCACCGTTAATGTCGGGTAAGACTTTAGTTATTATTACTTCAAGTGGAGAGTTTGGTTTTGAAAAAGGCGGCATCAACGAAGCGCATAGCCATTTAGTGCCGCATCTTCGCACTTTGAGCAAATATTTGGGGGTTGATCAAATTTTTGAAGTCGCCTCTGAATATCAAGAATTTGCAGATGAACGCCATACAAAATCAATGAACATGGCAGAGCAGGAATTAAGCGTTATTGCTAGCGTTTTAGCTGAGAAGAAAAGTGTGAAGTTAAAATGATTTCAACTTTAGGTAACTAGCTTCCTAGTTACCTAGTCTTCTAGCCCAATTACCTTTATGTTCAGCTAGGCAGTGTTCTTCAGAGTCGTAACTGACCACTTTAGCCACTGACTTTATTTTTAATTTCATTATATTTAACTCTTTGCTGATAAGATTGAGTAAATATGCATTCTGTGAGGAGTTTAAGTAGTCATTCAATTGCTCGTTTGTATCAAACACACAGGTGATCTTTAAGCTATTTGGAAAATCTGAGTAGTTAGCTTGGTGAGTTAGCCATTGAAACCCTTCAATATCTTTGAGCGCTGTATCGCATACTTGCGTAAGAGATTCTCTGAGTTGATTGTCTATTTTTTTGTCGGATTTGCGCATAGAAAAATACCTGAACTGCTCTATTATATTTATCGGCTTTGATGGGCAGTATACAGGGCGAAAAGCCATTTGAAATCGAAATATATAAGTAAAGCTGATCATAGATATTATCTCATTGTTGAAACCTCACCCTGTGGTAGTAAAAAGACTAAAACCAGAGCGAACTTTTTGTTGAGAGTGTTGCTCTGGCAATTAGGTTTTTAAATAATTTGTCATCAGTTGTACCCTAAAATACAAGCTTCTTCGCGAGATGCTTCATGCTTTTCGCCCATAAATTGCTCATTAAGGTCATGCAATTTGCACTCTTGCTTAGCCATCATATCAAGTACTTGTTTGCGATAATCGTGCGAGCTATTAAAAAGCTGTGCGTTTAGTTCAGGAAATAATTCTTTAAGGTTTTGATAAGTAGTTAGCGTATACATGGCGGCTTCCTCTTTAAGTCTTTATTTTGCTCAATGTTTATTTAGCAGAGGACGTGCCAATTATAAGTTATTGATAATATTTACAACGAAACTTAAAAGGTTTCGTTTTGAAACTTAATTTGCAATTTGCGAATGAAATTACAAAGCAAATACTCTAATTTGGGAGCTTAGTGTAGTCAAAATACAGGCCGTGCAGTAAGCATCAATATCTGACTAATCTAGTACTTTATGGATTGCGTTTAAAATTTCTTCTTTAGTAGAGGGCTTGAGAATATAACCATCTAAGCCATGGTTGGCCCATTTTTTCACAAGCTGCTTGTTTTTATTACCTGATAGGGCAATTACAGGTGTCGTTTTATTTTTACCAATATTTCGAATATGCTTTGTTGTGTTTAATCCATCTAAATTAGGTAAGAATAAATCCATCAAAATCACGTTGTATTGTTGCTGCTTTATTTTTTTTATAGCAGCTAACCCGTCATCTACTTGTTCAATTTCAAAACCTTCATTAGCTAAAACATCACTTATCATTTCTCTATAAATATGATTATCTTCGACCAATAGAATAAAGGGGGCGGGCGCAAAAGTATCAACAAAGCCCAGTGCACTTATATCATCATTGACCTCTTTGTTTGGAGAGATTGGTTTATTTATTTCTTGAATTAACTGGCTGTTTAAAGTTTGCGATTGTTTCAAGCCATCAACAAGCTCGAGTATTTTATTTGAAAGAGAATGTTCTAAAGCACTGAGTAAGGGCTGTAAATGTGTTTCATTAAGATCATTAAATATCTGCTTGCTTAAGTTATCTGGTAACTGCTCTAAAATACCTTGATTAAGCGTGTTGACCTCATTTTTGCTTTTAATAATTTCTTCTACTAATGATTCTTTATAACTTAACCCCATTTCTATAAGGGAGTTGATTTCTTTATCTTGATTTTGCACCAAAGTGCTGAGTGATGTTACGTATTCAGATGTGTTATCAAACCTCTTCAATCCTTCGAATACAATGAGTTGTAACCTAAACTTTTCATATAGAGGTTGAAAAACAAAATAGCTATCGAAAAGATCTCTAAGGCAACATTTAAAAGCTAAACCAGACTCTTTATTACTGCACAGCAAGACACTGTAGTGGTTTTTTACTAAATAGTTTTTCTTTATTAGTTGGTTATAGAGGCAAACACTTTTTTTGACGTCAGATAAAGCGAAAAGCAATACTTTTGGCGCGAGTTGTTTGATGTCTTCCAATGCGGTTTTTTTTACAATGAGGCAGCTAAAGTCTTTAGTTTGTTCAGAGATGATTTCATTAACGCCATGTACATCATCTTCTCGATGAGCTAAAACTAAGACGGATGGATGGCGCTTTGTGATTCGATTATGATTCGTCATTTTTAAGCTCCATTTGTATCGCTTTTAACTCG
The sequence above is drawn from the Pseudoalteromonas phenolica genome and encodes:
- a CDS encoding FMN-dependent NADH-azoreductase, with amino-acid sequence MCDVLHVDASVRALSNDNPDHDSISKKLARRFISELKKHTHIDEYMYRDIGVNPPPFITQDWIGAVFTPKASRTARQHQILAQSDMYIAELAKADVVVISSPMYNYGMPAQLKAWFDQIIRINETFDFDLARGDKPLAPLMSGKTLVIITSSGEFGFEKGGINEAHSHLVPHLRTLSKYLGVDQIFEVASEYQEFADERHTKSMNMAEQELSVIASVLAEKKSVKLK
- a CDS encoding response regulator, with protein sequence MTNHNRITKRHPSVLVLAHREDDVHGVNEIISEQTKDFSCLIVKKTALEDIKQLAPKVLLFALSDVKKSVCLYNQLIKKNYLVKNHYSVLLCSNKESGLAFKCCLRDLFDSYFVFQPLYEKFRLQLIVFEGLKRFDNTSEYVTSLSTLVQNQDKEINSLIEMGLSYKESLVEEIIKSKNEVNTLNQGILEQLPDNLSKQIFNDLNETHLQPLLSALEHSLSNKILELVDGLKQSQTLNSQLIQEINKPISPNKEVNDDISALGFVDTFAPAPFILLVEDNHIYREMISDVLANEGFEIEQVDDGLAAIKKIKQQQYNVILMDLFLPNLDGLNTTKHIRNIGKNKTTPVIALSGNKNKQLVKKWANHGLDGYILKPSTKEEILNAIHKVLD